One Coffea arabica cultivar ET-39 chromosome 5c, Coffea Arabica ET-39 HiFi, whole genome shotgun sequence DNA window includes the following coding sequences:
- the LOC140007390 gene encoding uncharacterized protein produces MSKPDLDNTYASLLDSWTAFAAAKRVQRLELDLSSFLKPNRSLDEIYCFPSASSLEWKALTSLVLHSVDLVEEHLLHLFSDCPLLEKLSGLEAIEVVPALNFSCFVYKGPTINMLFTDVPQLSSVSLIGAPNNRIDFCKDSVITKFDQFPFSMSQLQMLALDPDMVVVKSYYLFPNTFPEFRNIR; encoded by the exons ATGAGCAAGCCTGATTTGGACAACACTTACGCCAGTCTTCTTGATTCATGGACTGCCTTTGCAGCAGCCAAGAGGGTTCAGAGGCTTGAGTTGGACTTGTCATCCTTTTTGAAACCTAACAGGAGTTTGGATGAGATATACTGTTTCCCATCGGCTTCAAGTTTGGAATGGAAGGCACTGACTTCCCTAGTGCTGCATTCTGTTGATTTAGTTGAAGAACATCTCTTGCATCTCTTTTCTGATTGTCCATTGCTGGAGAAGTTATCT GGGTTAGAGGCTATTGAGGTCGTTCCAGCCCTCAATTTTAGCTGTTTTGTATATAAAGGACCCACGATAAACATGCTCTTCACAGACGTTCCTCAACTCTCTTCAGTTTCTCTTATAGGAGCACCTAATAACAGAATTGATTTTTGCAAGGATTCAGTAATTACCAAATTCGACCAGTTTCCCTTCTCTATGTCACAGCTTCAGATGCTTGCTTTGGATCCGGATATGGTGGTTGTCAAGAGTTATTACCTGTTTCCTAACACCTTTCCAGAGTTTAGGAATATTCGCTAA